Proteins from a genomic interval of Lactococcus protaetiae:
- the hisF gene encoding imidazole glycerol phosphate synthase subunit HisF: MLSKRIIPCLDIKDGKVVKGTNFIGLKELGEPVEFAKEYEKQCADEIVFLDITATYENREIIGDIISRAARVLSIPLTVGGGIHTIDDFQKILAKGADKVSINSAAVKNPQLIAQAAEKFGNQCVVVAIDAKINSTGSYDVYIKGGRENTGLDLVQWVKQCEQLGAGEILLTSMDKDGTKSGYDINMLNKVCESVNIPVIASGGCGGVEDIVNVFKETRSDAALVASLFHYKEITIDEVKETLIKNNVPARRLSMRT; the protein is encoded by the coding sequence ATGCTGAGTAAACGTATTATTCCTTGTCTAGATATTAAAGACGGTAAAGTAGTAAAAGGAACAAATTTTATTGGCTTAAAAGAACTGGGTGAACCTGTAGAATTTGCCAAAGAATATGAAAAACAGTGTGCAGACGAGATTGTTTTTCTTGATATCACAGCGACTTATGAAAATCGTGAAATTATTGGAGATATTATTTCACGTGCGGCGCGTGTTTTATCAATTCCACTCACAGTAGGTGGTGGAATCCATACGATTGATGATTTTCAGAAAATATTAGCGAAAGGAGCAGATAAAGTATCTATTAATTCTGCAGCAGTTAAAAATCCACAACTTATTGCGCAAGCAGCAGAAAAATTCGGCAATCAATGTGTTGTGGTTGCTATTGATGCCAAAATAAACTCTACAGGTTCTTACGACGTTTATATCAAGGGTGGACGAGAAAATACAGGCTTAGACCTTGTCCAGTGGGTTAAACAGTGTGAACAGCTTGGAGCGGGTGAGATATTATTGACATCTATGGATAAGGATGGGACTAAATCAGGTTATGATATTAATATGCTCAATAAAGTTTGCGAATCAGTAAATATCCCTGTGATTGCAAGTGGAGGTTGTGGAGGTGTCGAAGATATTGTCAATGTTTTCAAAGAAACTCGCTCAGACGCGGCGCTTGTAGCTAGTTTATTTCATTATAAAGAAATAACTATTGATGAGGTAAAAGAAACTTTAATCAAAAATAACGTTCCAGCTCGCCGTTTGAGCATGAGAACTTGA
- the hisIE gene encoding bifunctional phosphoribosyl-AMP cyclohydrolase/phosphoribosyl-ATP diphosphatase HisIE, producing MKPDFKKQSLIPVIVQDYQSKQILMLAYTNEEAYEKMLDTGETWFYSRSRQKLWHKGEESGHIQKIKGIMLDCDEDTLLVYVEQVGAACHTGNYSCFFNEVKAFDDRNIFLELERLIEERKSSPIEQSYTNYLLEQGIDKVLKKVGEEASEVIIASKNPDKAELVGEICDLFYHLFVLMNQREVTFSDVEDKLKVRHQKEQNKKIFHQKGSY from the coding sequence ATGAAACCAGACTTTAAAAAACAAAGTTTGATACCAGTAATTGTCCAAGATTATCAAAGTAAGCAAATTTTGATGCTCGCTTATACAAATGAAGAAGCCTATGAAAAAATGCTTGATACGGGAGAAACGTGGTTTTATTCACGTTCACGACAGAAGCTTTGGCATAAAGGTGAAGAATCTGGACATATCCAAAAAATTAAAGGGATAATGCTTGATTGTGATGAAGATACGTTGTTAGTCTATGTCGAGCAAGTTGGAGCAGCTTGTCATACAGGAAATTATTCTTGCTTTTTCAATGAAGTTAAAGCTTTTGATGATAGAAATATTTTTTTAGAACTTGAACGTTTGATTGAAGAACGTAAATCAAGTCCAATTGAGCAGTCATATACCAATTATCTTCTTGAACAAGGAATAGATAAAGTGTTAAAAAAAGTTGGTGAGGAAGCAAGTGAAGTCATTATCGCCAGTAAAAATCCAGATAAAGCAGAATTAGTTGGAGAAATCTGTGACTTATTCTACCATCTTTTTGTATTGATGAATCAGAGAGAAGTTACTTTTTCTGATGTAGAGGATAAACTAAAAGTACGTCATCAAAAAGAGCAAAACAAAAAAATATTTCATCAGAAAGGAAGTTATTGA
- a CDS encoding histidinol-phosphatase HisJ family protein, giving the protein MRKVDYHLHSYFSADSEENPRNQVLEAIKYGLEEICFTEHHEFHFPGLSFDLDVSSYFDEIQSLQKEFKGKIKIKKGLEIGLDSRFKEEIDLFVKEHDFDFIIGSIHEIDDVEVYEDTSYYKNKSKITAHREYFEHLLECIDTFTCFDSLGHLDYVARYGPYRDKLIDYDKFEVIIHQIIKKLVERGKGIEVNTRLFQFPKAKIFYQYLLTEYAKTGGKIVTLGTDNHKANRTFDRIAEAQHLIQNAGFSDISTFSQRMLDK; this is encoded by the coding sequence ATGCGAAAAGTTGACTATCATCTCCATTCTTACTTCTCTGCAGATAGTGAAGAAAATCCAAGAAATCAAGTTTTAGAGGCGATAAAATACGGACTAGAGGAGATATGTTTTACTGAACATCATGAATTTCATTTCCCAGGCCTAAGTTTTGATTTGGATGTTTCTTCTTATTTTGATGAGATACAAAGTCTCCAAAAAGAATTTAAAGGAAAAATCAAAATAAAAAAAGGACTGGAAATAGGCTTAGACAGCCGATTTAAAGAAGAAATAGATTTATTTGTCAAGGAACATGATTTTGACTTTATTATTGGTTCAATTCATGAAATTGATGATGTTGAAGTTTATGAAGATACAAGTTATTATAAGAACAAATCCAAAATAACTGCACATAGAGAGTATTTTGAACATTTATTAGAGTGCATTGACACATTTACATGCTTTGATAGTTTAGGGCATTTGGATTATGTAGCGCGTTACGGACCGTATCGAGATAAACTGATTGATTATGATAAGTTTGAAGTGATTATTCATCAGATTATCAAAAAATTAGTTGAAAGGGGTAAGGGGATTGAAGTAAATACTCGGTTATTCCAGTTTCCAAAAGCAAAAATATTTTATCAATATTTGCTTACGGAGTATGCGAAGACAGGTGGCAAAATTGTAACTTTGGGTACAGATAATCATAAAGCTAATAGAACTTTTGATAGGATTGCAGAAGCTCAACATTTGATTCAGAATGCGGGATTTTCAGATATATCAACATTTAGTCAAAGGATGCTAGATAAATAA
- a CDS encoding ABC transporter permease — protein sequence MNLVNTLQIIVANMLIYSTPLIFTSIGGVFSERGGIVNVGLEGIMTMGAFSSVVFNLTTASIFGSMTPWISILFGALVGAVFASLHAVATVNFRADHIVSGTVLNLMAPALGVFLLQVLYNQGQININEQIGYWDFPLLSKIPVIGQIFFSQTSLPGFLAIVVAFIAWYVLFKTRFGLRLRSVGENPQAADTLGINVYAYRWAGVLLSGVLGGIGGAIYAQAISGNFAVSTIVGQGFISLAAMIFGKWNPIGAMLASLLFGLSTSLAVVGGQIPGIKEIPSAFLQMAPYVFTIIVLALFLGKAVAPKADGVNYIKSK from the coding sequence ATGAATCTCGTTAACACTTTGCAAATTATCGTTGCAAATATGCTTATTTACTCAACACCTCTAATCTTCACAAGTATTGGTGGTGTATTCTCAGAACGAGGCGGTATCGTAAACGTTGGTCTTGAAGGAATCATGACTATGGGAGCTTTCAGCTCTGTTGTATTTAACCTGACAACAGCAAGTATCTTTGGAAGCATGACTCCTTGGATTTCCATCCTATTTGGTGCTTTAGTTGGGGCAGTGTTCGCTTCGCTCCATGCAGTTGCAACAGTTAATTTCCGCGCAGACCACATTGTATCTGGTACTGTACTCAACTTGATGGCACCAGCACTTGGCGTTTTTCTCCTCCAAGTTCTCTACAACCAAGGTCAAATCAACATCAACGAACAAATTGGTTATTGGGATTTTCCACTTCTCTCAAAAATTCCTGTAATTGGTCAAATATTCTTTAGCCAAACTTCGCTACCTGGCTTTCTCGCAATTGTTGTTGCATTTATTGCTTGGTATGTCCTCTTTAAAACTCGCTTTGGCCTACGTCTTCGTTCTGTTGGCGAAAACCCTCAAGCAGCAGATACACTTGGTATCAACGTTTATGCTTATCGTTGGGCCGGTGTTCTTCTCTCTGGTGTACTTGGTGGTATCGGTGGTGCAATCTATGCCCAAGCGATTTCTGGTAACTTCGCCGTGTCAACCATCGTTGGTCAAGGGTTTATCTCACTTGCAGCAATGATTTTTGGTAAATGGAATCCAATCGGAGCTATGCTTGCTTCACTCCTCTTTGGACTTTCTACTTCACTTGCTGTTGTTGGTGGCCAAATTCCAGGAATTAAAGAAATTCCATCTGCTTTCTTGCAAATGGCTCCTTACGTCTTTACGATTATCGTCCTTGCACTCTTCTTAGGAAAAGCAGTTGCTCCAAAAGCAGACGGTGTCAACTACATCAAGTCTAAATAG
- a CDS encoding ABC transporter permease, with product MNSKTKKILVPIIAVLAGFVLGAIIMLIFGYNPLWGYEDLFISALGSARSIGETLQTTGPLILTALSFAVAMKAGLFNIGMSGQALAGWITSMWFALSFPDIPRVLMIPLVVIIGMIFGALMGFIPGILRALLGTSEVITTIMLNYIILFFSTYMIHDMFQKNILMDNTTDQTKLISANASFRTGWMSSLTDNSTLNIGLIIALIALVIMAIVFSKTTLGFEIKAVGLNPDASEYAGISAKRTIIMSMLVAGALAGLGGVVYGFGYMQNFVSQSASLDIGFNGMAVALLGGNSPVGILFAGLLFSILQTGAPGMMNDAIPPQIVQVVTASIIFFIAVKFIIEVMLPKAKEIKAAENAKKKGEKA from the coding sequence ATGAATAGTAAAACGAAAAAAATTCTCGTACCAATCATCGCCGTTCTTGCTGGCTTTGTACTAGGTGCGATTATCATGCTCATTTTCGGGTACAACCCGCTTTGGGGCTATGAAGACCTCTTCATCTCCGCATTAGGTAGTGCCCGCTCAATTGGCGAAACACTACAAACTACTGGTCCGCTTATCCTAACTGCCCTTTCCTTTGCAGTAGCAATGAAAGCAGGTCTATTCAATATTGGGATGTCTGGTCAAGCACTGGCAGGTTGGATTACTTCTATGTGGTTTGCACTCAGTTTTCCAGATATCCCTCGTGTACTTATGATTCCACTTGTTGTGATTATTGGGATGATTTTCGGAGCTTTGATGGGCTTCATTCCTGGGATACTTCGAGCATTACTTGGAACCTCGGAAGTCATTACCACCATCATGCTCAACTATATTATTTTATTCTTCTCGACCTACATGATTCATGATATGTTCCAAAAGAATATTTTGATGGACAATACAACAGACCAAACAAAACTTATCAGTGCAAACGCTTCTTTCAGAACAGGTTGGATGTCTTCTCTTACAGATAATTCCACACTAAATATTGGGTTAATTATTGCTTTAATCGCCTTGGTAATTATGGCTATCGTATTTTCAAAAACAACGCTTGGCTTTGAAATCAAAGCCGTAGGATTAAATCCAGATGCTTCTGAATATGCAGGGATTTCTGCAAAACGTACAATCATTATGTCAATGCTTGTTGCAGGTGCTCTTGCAGGTCTTGGTGGTGTCGTTTATGGCTTTGGTTATATGCAAAACTTTGTTTCACAATCTGCTTCTCTTGACATTGGATTTAACGGCATGGCGGTAGCTTTATTAGGAGGCAATAGTCCAGTCGGTATCCTCTTTGCCGGTCTACTCTTCTCTATCCTTCAGACAGGCGCTCCTGGTATGATGAACGATGCTATCCCACCACAAATCGTACAGGTCGTTACAGCTTCAATCATCTTCTTTATTGCAGTGAAATTCATCATTGAAGTAATGCTGCCAAAAGCAAAGGAAATAAAAGCTGCTGAAAATGCTAAGAAGAAAGGAGAAAAGGCCTAA
- a CDS encoding ABC transporter ATP-binding protein → MANENVIQMIDVTKRFGEFVANDKINLELKKGEIHALLGENGAGKSTLMNILSGLLEPTSGEVHVNGKLENIDSPSKAANLGIGMVHQHFMLVDAFTVAENIILGNEITKGLNLDLKTAKKKILELSNRYGLTVEPDALVRDISVGQQQRVEILKTLYRGADILIFDEPTAVLTPAEITELMQILKNLIKEGKSIILITHKLDEIRAVADRITVIRRGKSIETVELGDKTNQELAEMMVGHAVSFVTEKGPAHPTDVVLQVENLQVRENRGSLAVKGLSLDVHAGEIVGLAGIDGNGQTELIKAITGLMKVDSGTVKLHGKDITNQRPRKITEQSVGHVPEDRHRDGLVLQMTVAENIALQTYYKAPMSKYGFLDYNKINSYARDLMHEFDVRGAGEWVPAGSLSGGNQQKAIIAREVDRNPDLLIVSQPTRGLDVGAIEYIHKRLIQARDEGKAVLVVSFELDEILNVSDRIAVIHDGHIQGIVSPETTTKQELGILMVGGNINE, encoded by the coding sequence ATGGCCAACGAAAATGTCATTCAAATGATTGATGTGACCAAACGATTTGGTGAATTTGTCGCTAACGACAAAATCAATCTTGAGTTGAAGAAAGGGGAAATTCATGCGTTGCTCGGTGAAAATGGTGCCGGTAAATCAACACTAATGAATATCCTTTCAGGACTCCTTGAACCCACTTCTGGCGAAGTTCACGTCAACGGAAAACTCGAAAATATCGATTCTCCATCTAAAGCAGCCAACCTCGGAATTGGTATGGTTCACCAGCATTTCATGCTAGTTGACGCTTTTACAGTCGCGGAAAATATCATTCTCGGTAATGAAATCACAAAAGGACTAAATCTCGACCTTAAAACAGCGAAAAAGAAAATCCTTGAACTTTCTAATCGTTATGGTCTCACCGTAGAACCTGACGCCCTTGTGCGAGATATCTCTGTCGGACAACAGCAACGTGTTGAGATACTAAAAACACTCTATCGTGGAGCAGATATTTTAATCTTTGATGAACCAACAGCCGTTCTGACTCCTGCCGAAATTACTGAATTAATGCAGATATTAAAAAATCTCATTAAAGAAGGTAAATCTATCATCCTCATCACACACAAACTTGATGAAATTCGTGCAGTTGCTGACCGTATTACCGTTATCCGTCGTGGTAAGTCTATTGAAACCGTTGAGCTTGGAGACAAAACAAACCAAGAACTCGCGGAAATGATGGTTGGACACGCCGTTTCTTTCGTTACAGAAAAAGGCCCCGCACATCCTACTGATGTCGTTCTCCAAGTAGAGAATCTACAAGTCAGAGAAAATCGTGGTTCTCTTGCAGTTAAAGGACTTTCACTTGACGTTCATGCAGGTGAAATCGTTGGACTCGCAGGGATTGATGGAAATGGTCAAACTGAGCTGATCAAAGCGATTACTGGATTGATGAAAGTTGATTCAGGTACAGTAAAATTACACGGTAAAGACATTACAAATCAACGCCCTCGTAAAATTACCGAACAATCTGTCGGGCATGTTCCAGAAGACCGCCATCGTGATGGCTTAGTTCTCCAAATGACCGTTGCTGAAAACATTGCTCTTCAAACCTACTACAAAGCTCCAATGAGCAAATATGGATTCCTTGACTACAACAAAATCAATAGCTACGCTCGTGATTTAATGCATGAATTTGATGTTCGTGGTGCTGGGGAATGGGTTCCAGCTGGTTCTCTCTCTGGTGGTAATCAACAAAAAGCAATCATCGCACGCGAAGTTGACCGTAACCCAGACCTCCTCATTGTTTCACAGCCGACACGTGGACTTGATGTCGGGGCAATTGAATACATCCACAAACGTTTAATTCAAGCACGAGATGAAGGTAAAGCTGTACTAGTTGTTTCTTTCGAACTTGATGAAATTCTCAATGTCTCTGACCGAATCGCTGTTATCCATGATGGTCATATTCAGGGTATCGTTTCTCCTGAAACAACCACAAAACAAGAACTCGGTATTTTGATGGTCGGAGGTAATATCAATGAATAG
- a CDS encoding putative RNA methyltransferase gives MNEILKCPVCDQVLTPHEKTYECSNHHSFDCAKEGYLNLLLNAKKTAGDSKEMMAARRNFLAKGYYEKLSDRINTHLQAVSTDKSPVIDIGCGEGYYLSRFQRQIAPHADQFYGLDISKLGIRMAAKKTPDIHWLVANFAKLPFTDHSVSTVLSMFAEYSVKEINRVLTDKGTVIIVRAANDHLLELKNIIYPEIHEKVKAASIKNFPDFHVERENYHYKTTIKSTEDLLSLLLMTPHYWKIKPDGIDKLKTYTELEITVSIEIDRLTRQSH, from the coding sequence ATGAACGAAATACTAAAATGTCCTGTTTGCGACCAAGTATTAACTCCACACGAAAAAACTTATGAATGTAGCAATCATCACAGTTTCGATTGTGCTAAAGAAGGCTATCTCAACCTTTTACTTAATGCCAAAAAGACGGCAGGTGATTCCAAAGAAATGATGGCTGCCAGACGAAACTTTCTCGCTAAAGGCTACTATGAGAAATTGTCAGACCGTATCAACACTCACTTACAAGCTGTAAGTACTGACAAAAGTCCTGTCATTGATATCGGCTGCGGCGAAGGTTACTACCTCTCACGCTTTCAACGCCAAATAGCTCCTCATGCAGACCAATTCTATGGTCTTGATATTTCAAAGCTTGGTATTCGCATGGCGGCAAAGAAAACTCCTGACATTCATTGGCTTGTGGCCAACTTTGCTAAGCTTCCCTTTACTGACCATTCTGTCAGCACCGTTTTGTCCATGTTCGCCGAATACTCTGTCAAAGAAATCAATCGTGTCCTTACTGACAAAGGCACTGTCATTATTGTCAGAGCTGCAAATGATCATCTCTTAGAATTAAAAAATATTATTTACCCTGAAATTCACGAAAAAGTTAAGGCAGCTAGCATCAAAAACTTTCCAGACTTTCACGTTGAACGTGAAAATTATCACTACAAAACAACGATTAAATCCACTGAAGACTTACTCAGCTTACTTTTAATGACACCTCACTACTGGAAAATCAAACCTGACGGTATTGACAAACTCAAAACATATACAGAATTAGAAATTACTGTCAGCATCGAAATTGACCGTTTGACACGTCAATCTCATTAG
- a CDS encoding Rqc2 family fibronectin-binding protein yields the protein MSFDGIFLHHMTTELQLLVGGRIQKINQPFEQELVLTVRANGKSHKLLLSAHPVFGRVQLTKTDFQNPQNPTNFVMILRKYLAGSFIEKIEQVGNDRQIIFYISTKDEIGDMMKIALIAEIMGKHSNIILLERTSGKIIESIKHIGFSQNQYRTILPGSTYIAPPLTAACDPFVATNEKIFDALQTDSLSKVFQGIGRDSRDALSGLSVNDFKQKLTNVVPSIYPDDRFSSIQLIDDFVKFDNLSEMLDIYYADKAERDRVKQVASSVIKKVQNELKKNRDKLKKQETELSATDKAEIFRQKGELLNTFLQQVPNDKPSVTLENYYTDKPIEIALDLSRTPAQNAQRYFHRYQKLKQAVKFLGEQIEQTKQAIAYLESVESNLSNADVPEIADIREELIQTGYIKQKYRNKKQKMLPPEKYQAPDGTIILVGKNNLQNEQVTFKLSRRGDLWFHVKDIPGSHVLITGNPTPSDETITFAGELAAYFSKARHSNLVQVDVLEAKKLHKPTGTAPGFVTYDREKTIRVTPDEEIIKARKISR from the coding sequence ATGTCTTTTGATGGTATTTTTCTACACCACATGACCACTGAATTGCAGCTCCTTGTCGGCGGCCGTATTCAAAAAATCAATCAACCTTTCGAGCAGGAACTTGTATTGACCGTGCGTGCAAATGGTAAATCACATAAACTTTTGCTATCCGCTCATCCTGTATTTGGGCGTGTTCAATTAACGAAAACAGACTTTCAAAATCCACAAAATCCAACTAATTTTGTCATGATTCTGCGCAAGTATTTGGCTGGCAGTTTCATTGAAAAAATTGAACAAGTCGGCAATGACCGACAAATTATTTTCTATATTTCCACCAAAGATGAAATTGGTGACATGATGAAAATTGCGCTAATTGCAGAAATCATGGGCAAACACAGCAACATTATCTTACTTGAAAGAACTTCTGGTAAAATTATTGAGAGCATCAAACACATTGGATTTTCACAAAATCAATATCGAACGATTTTACCAGGTTCGACTTACATCGCACCACCACTGACAGCTGCTTGCGACCCTTTTGTCGCTACTAACGAAAAAATTTTTGATGCGCTTCAAACTGACAGCCTCTCAAAAGTTTTTCAAGGTATCGGACGTGATAGTCGAGATGCGCTTTCAGGTCTGTCAGTCAATGATTTTAAGCAAAAGTTGACTAACGTTGTACCATCAATTTATCCTGATGACCGTTTTTCAAGTATTCAACTGATAGATGATTTTGTCAAATTTGATAATTTATCAGAAATGCTGGATATCTATTATGCCGATAAGGCGGAGCGAGACCGTGTCAAACAAGTTGCAAGTAGCGTCATCAAAAAAGTTCAAAATGAGCTTAAAAAGAATCGTGACAAACTTAAAAAACAAGAAACAGAGTTGTCAGCAACTGACAAAGCTGAAATTTTTCGTCAAAAGGGCGAACTCCTCAACACCTTCCTCCAGCAAGTGCCAAATGATAAACCGTCAGTAACATTAGAAAATTATTATACTGACAAACCGATTGAAATCGCTTTAGATTTATCCAGAACGCCTGCGCAAAATGCTCAACGCTACTTCCATCGCTATCAAAAATTAAAACAAGCGGTCAAATTCTTGGGCGAACAAATTGAACAAACCAAACAAGCCATCGCTTATCTTGAATCTGTTGAATCAAATCTTTCAAATGCTGATGTTCCCGAAATTGCAGATATTCGTGAAGAACTTATTCAGACCGGATATATCAAGCAAAAATATCGTAACAAGAAACAAAAAATGCTACCACCCGAAAAATATCAGGCACCTGATGGCACAATTATTCTCGTCGGCAAAAATAATCTACAAAATGAACAAGTCACCTTCAAACTCTCAAGACGTGGAGATTTGTGGTTTCATGTCAAAGACATTCCTGGAAGTCACGTACTTATTACAGGAAATCCTACTCCTTCTGATGAAACGATTACATTTGCTGGAGAACTCGCTGCTTATTTCAGCAAAGCACGTCACTCCAACCTTGTTCAAGTCGACGTTTTAGAAGCTAAAAAATTACACAAACCTACTGGCACAGCGCCTGGATTTGTTACTTATGATCGTGAAAAAACGATTCGCGTCACACCAGATGAAGAAATCATTAAGGCTAGAAAGATTTCGAGATAG
- a CDS encoding folate family ECF transporter S component yields MKNFTTKNELQRLVLLAFLLALQLVLSRLAIGNSFFRLSPVFIANALIGMIAGPLWGGVLLMIGDILGAILSGVTYFPGFTISAFFVGILYGVFFYKKRLDIKNKKHWFFVFMAIATIMLIDSTFFNTLWITLMIPNSNFSTFMTLLSGRVLLLLQVPLETCILMFIIPTLQSIKPIGTFITEHSK; encoded by the coding sequence ATGAAAAACTTTACAACAAAAAATGAGCTGCAACGCTTAGTCCTTTTGGCCTTTCTATTGGCATTACAGTTAGTACTATCAAGACTAGCTATTGGCAATAGTTTTTTTAGACTTAGTCCAGTCTTTATTGCTAATGCACTAATTGGAATGATTGCAGGGCCATTATGGGGAGGCGTTCTCCTAATGATAGGTGATATTCTAGGAGCTATCTTATCAGGAGTTACATATTTCCCAGGATTTACGATTTCTGCATTTTTTGTAGGGATACTTTATGGCGTGTTTTTCTATAAAAAGCGTTTAGATATAAAAAATAAAAAACATTGGTTCTTCGTATTCATGGCGATTGCGACAATCATGCTCATAGATTCAACTTTTTTTAATACATTATGGATAACGTTGATGATACCAAATTCGAATTTTTCAACTTTTATGACCTTACTTAGCGGTCGAGTCCTATTGTTACTCCAAGTTCCACTTGAAACTTGTATTCTAATGTTTATTATCCCAACCCTTCAATCAATAAAACCTATTGGAACATTCATAACAGAACATTCAAAATGA
- a CDS encoding Spx/MgsR family RNA polymerase-binding regulatory protein, producing MIKLFYFPGCSSSQKAKQWLIKNELNFEEVNLIEDELEKSDILRILSLTELGAEEILSKRSHIYKALDLDFDTLSLSELVKLISKNRGLLRRPLLVDEYRLQVGYNEDDIRQFLPRSVRKIEIACAIDNVRMWDKERATYN from the coding sequence ATGATAAAACTATTTTACTTCCCAGGATGCTCATCAAGCCAAAAAGCTAAACAATGGTTGATTAAAAATGAATTAAACTTTGAAGAAGTTAATTTGATAGAAGATGAGTTAGAAAAAAGTGATATTTTAAGAATACTCTCATTAACAGAATTGGGTGCAGAAGAAATTCTTTCAAAGAGAAGTCATATTTATAAGGCATTGGATTTGGACTTTGATACGCTCAGTCTGAGTGAACTGGTAAAATTAATTAGCAAAAATAGAGGACTTCTAAGACGTCCACTGCTTGTAGATGAATACAGATTGCAAGTGGGTTATAATGAAGATGATATTCGGCAATTTCTCCCTCGTTCCGTACGAAAAATAGAAATCGCGTGTGCGATTGACAATGTTAGAATGTGGGATAAAGAAAGAGCTACTTACAATTGA